From the genome of Novosphingobium sp. TH158, one region includes:
- the uvrB gene encoding excinuclease ABC subunit UvrB — MAELIIRRGLSEPDTSGSFVPHKPARPEKSDGGRPFRIVSDYQPAGDQPTAIADLVEGIGNGEVTQVLLGVTGSGKTFTMAQVIEATQRPALILAPNKILAAQLYGEMKSFFPDNAVEYFVSYYDYYQPEAYVPRTDTYIEKESSVNEAIDRMRHSATRALLERDDVIIVASVSCLYGIGSVETYSAMIFDLKKGGTEDQREIIRKLVALQYKRNDAAFQRGNFRVRGDNLEIFPSHYEDMAWRISFFGDEIEEISEFDPLTGKKGQSLEKVRVYANSHYVTPGPTMKQASEAIRFELAERLKELNAEGKLLEAQRLEQRTNFDLEMIAATGSCAGIENYSRFLTGRLPGEPPPTLFEYLPDNALLFVDESHQTVPQIGAMARGDHRRKITLAEFGFRLPSCIDNRPLRFNEWDAMRPQTVAVSATPGAWEMEQAGGVFAEQVIRPTGLIDPPVLVRPVEDQVQDCIEECRQTAAKGYRTLVTTLTKRMAEDLTEFMHEAGLRVRYMHSDVETLERIELIRDLRLGVYDVLVGINLLREGLDIPECGLVCILDADKEGFLRSETSLIQTIGRAARNVDGRVILYADRITGSMERAMAETDRRREKQRVYNELHGITPETIKRNIHDIVADTASRDGVVVELEDDDRNNLVGHNLRAYIEDLEKRMRAAAADLEFEEAGRLRDEIRRLEATELGLPEGEHKAPRVGRSNEGKPGTRKLRYGKSQRKWGR, encoded by the coding sequence ATGGCTGAACTCATCATCCGGCGTGGCCTTTCAGAGCCCGACACCTCAGGCTCGTTCGTGCCCCACAAGCCGGCACGTCCCGAGAAATCGGACGGGGGACGGCCGTTCCGCATCGTTTCGGATTACCAACCGGCGGGCGACCAGCCCACCGCCATTGCCGACCTTGTCGAGGGCATCGGCAATGGCGAGGTGACGCAGGTGCTGCTGGGCGTGACCGGTTCGGGCAAGACCTTCACCATGGCGCAGGTGATCGAGGCGACACAGCGCCCCGCGCTGATCCTTGCGCCCAACAAGATCCTCGCCGCGCAGCTCTATGGCGAGATGAAGAGCTTCTTCCCCGACAATGCGGTGGAGTATTTCGTTTCCTACTACGATTACTACCAGCCCGAAGCCTACGTGCCGCGCACCGATACCTACATCGAGAAGGAAAGCTCGGTGAACGAGGCGATCGACCGGATGCGCCATTCGGCCACCCGCGCCCTGCTGGAGCGCGATGACGTGATCATCGTTGCCTCGGTAAGCTGCCTCTACGGCATCGGCTCGGTCGAAACCTATTCGGCCATGATCTTCGACCTGAAGAAAGGCGGCACCGAGGACCAGCGCGAGATCATCCGAAAGCTGGTGGCCCTGCAATACAAGCGCAACGACGCCGCCTTCCAGCGCGGCAACTTCCGCGTGCGGGGCGATAACCTCGAGATCTTCCCCAGCCACTACGAGGACATGGCCTGGCGGATCAGCTTCTTCGGCGACGAGATCGAGGAGATTTCCGAATTCGATCCGCTGACCGGCAAGAAGGGGCAAAGCCTGGAAAAGGTGCGGGTCTACGCCAATTCGCACTACGTCACCCCCGGCCCGACGATGAAGCAGGCGAGCGAGGCGATCCGCTTCGAGCTGGCCGAGCGGCTCAAGGAACTCAATGCCGAGGGCAAGCTGCTTGAGGCGCAGAGGCTGGAACAGCGCACCAATTTCGACCTGGAGATGATCGCCGCGACCGGATCCTGCGCCGGGATCGAAAACTACAGCCGCTTCCTCACCGGGCGACTGCCGGGCGAACCGCCGCCGACCCTGTTCGAATACCTGCCGGACAATGCCCTGCTGTTCGTCGACGAAAGCCACCAGACGGTGCCGCAGATCGGCGCGATGGCGCGGGGCGACCACCGCCGCAAGATCACCCTGGCCGAATTCGGCTTCCGTCTGCCCAGCTGCATCGACAACCGCCCGCTGCGCTTCAACGAATGGGATGCGATGCGCCCGCAGACCGTGGCCGTTTCCGCCACCCCCGGCGCATGGGAAATGGAGCAGGCGGGCGGCGTCTTCGCCGAACAGGTGATCCGCCCCACCGGGCTGATCGACCCGCCGGTGCTGGTGCGCCCGGTGGAGGACCAGGTGCAGGACTGCATCGAGGAATGCCGCCAGACCGCTGCGAAGGGCTATCGCACGCTGGTCACCACGCTGACCAAGCGCATGGCCGAGGACCTGACCGAGTTCATGCACGAGGCGGGCCTGCGCGTGCGCTACATGCACTCCGACGTGGAAACGCTGGAGCGCATCGAGCTGATCCGCGACCTGCGCCTTGGCGTCTATGACGTGCTGGTGGGCATCAACCTGCTGCGCGAAGGCCTCGACATTCCGGAATGCGGGCTCGTATGCATCCTCGATGCCGACAAGGAAGGCTTCCTGCGCAGCGAAACCTCGCTGATCCAGACCATCGGCCGCGCCGCGCGCAATGTCGATGGCCGGGTCATCCTCTATGCCGACAGGATCACCGGCAGCATGGAACGCGCCATGGCGGAAACCGACCGCCGCCGCGAAAAGCAGCGCGTCTACAACGAACTGCACGGTATCACGCCCGAAACGATCAAGCGCAACATCCACGATATCGTGGCCGATACGGCCAGCCGCGACGGCGTTGTCGTCGAACTGGAAGACGATGATCGCAACAACCTCGTCGGGCACAACCTGCGCGCCTATATCGAGGACCTGGAAAAGCGCATGCGGGCTGCCGCCGCCGACCTGGAATTCGAGGAAGCCGGCCGCCTGCGCGACGAAATCCGAAGGCTGGAAGCCACCGAACTCGGCCTGCCCGAGGGCGAGCACAAGGCACCGCGCGTCGGCCGCAGCAACGAGGGAAAACCGGGGACGCGCAAGTTGCGTTACGGCAAGTCGCAACGCAAATGGGGGCGGTGA
- a CDS encoding NAD(P)H-dependent glycerol-3-phosphate dehydrogenase, which yields MTIGVIGAGAWGTALAQVLASDGTPVLLWAREEELVAEINSAHTNSLFLPSAKLAQTITATSDLADLAGLSTVLAVAPAQHLARVLSGLPDRTRDLVLCAKGIEAGSGRLMGEVAAQAAPRARLAVLSGPTFAHEVAAGLPTAVTLACSGGEAQWERLAPVISRPTMRPYYSDDVIGAEIGGAVKNVLAIACGVVDGLDLGQNARAALIARGYAEMLRFGMARGGRAETLAGLCGLGDLVLTCSSTSSRNFSLGKALGQGMTAAEALAGKNSVAEGAHTAPVLADLASREGLDMPIVQTVNALLSGAIGAREAVASLLSRPLRAEGPGTA from the coding sequence ATGACCATCGGGGTGATCGGGGCAGGGGCCTGGGGCACGGCGCTGGCGCAGGTGCTGGCCAGCGATGGCACGCCGGTGCTGCTCTGGGCGCGCGAGGAGGAACTGGTCGCCGAGATCAACTCCGCCCACACCAACAGCCTGTTCCTGCCGAGCGCGAAGCTGGCGCAGACGATCACCGCAACCAGCGATCTGGCCGACCTCGCAGGTCTGTCCACGGTGCTGGCCGTCGCCCCGGCGCAGCACCTGGCGCGCGTGCTTTCCGGCCTGCCGGACAGGACGCGCGATCTTGTGCTCTGCGCCAAGGGGATCGAGGCGGGCAGCGGCCGGCTGATGGGCGAGGTGGCCGCGCAGGCCGCGCCGCGTGCGCGCCTTGCGGTGCTTTCCGGCCCGACCTTCGCGCACGAGGTGGCAGCCGGATTGCCGACCGCGGTGACGCTCGCCTGTTCGGGTGGCGAGGCGCAGTGGGAACGGCTTGCACCGGTCATCTCGCGGCCCACCATGCGGCCCTATTATTCCGACGATGTCATCGGTGCGGAGATCGGCGGTGCGGTGAAGAACGTCCTCGCCATTGCCTGCGGCGTGGTTGACGGGCTGGACCTTGGCCAGAACGCCCGCGCCGCGCTGATCGCGCGCGGCTATGCCGAGATGCTGCGCTTCGGCATGGCGCGCGGCGGGCGGGCCGAAACGCTGGCCGGGCTGTGCGGGCTGGGAGACCTGGTGCTTACCTGCTCATCCACTTCGAGCCGCAATTTCTCGCTGGGCAAGGCGCTCGGCCAGGGAATGACCGCCGCCGAGGCGCTTGCCGGCAAGAACTCGGTGGCCGAAGGCGCGCATACCGCCCCGGTGCTGGCCGATCTCGCCAGCCGCGAAGGGCTCGACATGCCGATCGTCCAGACCGTCAACGCCCTGCTTTCCGGCGCGATCGGCGCGCGCGAGGCCGTGGCCAGCCTGCTTTCCCGCCCGCTGCGCGCCGAAGGGCCGGGCACCGCGTGA
- a CDS encoding uroporphyrinogen-III synthase has protein sequence MLIVVRPEPGCAATLAAARAAGLEAQGFPLFAIEQRPWAVPDPAGFDGLLVGSANVFRKGGAGLEGLRHLPVHCVGETTAEAARAAGFAVAGCGRGGLQAVLDTIPAGTRLLRLAGEERVDLLPPEGVRMAERVVYASKPQAMPEALVQELQNAPVVLLHSADAARHFAAECDRLGLPRETIALAALGPRIAAAAGRGWQACESAESPNDTALLALAARMCQERAR, from the coding sequence ATGCTGATCGTCGTCCGACCGGAACCGGGGTGCGCCGCCACGCTGGCTGCCGCGCGGGCTGCCGGGCTGGAAGCGCAGGGCTTTCCCCTTTTCGCCATCGAGCAGAGACCCTGGGCCGTGCCTGACCCGGCCGGGTTCGATGGCCTGCTGGTGGGCAGTGCCAACGTGTTCCGCAAGGGCGGCGCGGGGCTCGAAGGGCTGCGGCACTTGCCGGTCCATTGCGTTGGCGAGACGACGGCAGAGGCTGCGCGCGCAGCCGGGTTCGCCGTTGCCGGTTGCGGCCGGGGCGGCTTGCAAGCCGTGCTCGACACGATACCCGCAGGCACCCGCCTGTTGCGCCTAGCCGGGGAAGAGCGCGTCGATCTGCTTCCGCCCGAAGGAGTCCGCATGGCGGAGCGGGTGGTCTATGCGAGCAAGCCGCAAGCCATGCCGGAAGCGCTGGTGCAAGAATTGCAGAACGCGCCCGTGGTGCTGCTCCATTCGGCGGATGCAGCCCGCCATTTTGCCGCCGAGTGCGACCGCCTTGGCCTGCCGCGCGAAACGATTGCACTGGCCGCACTCGGCCCGCGGATTGCCGCAGCGGCGGGGCGTGGCTGGCAGGCCTGCGAATCCGCCGAAAGCCCGAACGATACCGCGCTGCTGGCCCTTGCCGCGCGAATGTGCCAAGAACGCGCGCGATGA
- a CDS encoding TonB-dependent receptor — MLRRLALIPALVAAPAWAEDPPILVTATRDAGDGVQVAQVRSLDEVRSSAASGRIEDVLANVAGLQQFRRSDSRSANPTAQGITLRSLGGNASSRTVVLLDGVPMADPFFGSVPLSALVPERLGRIEVTRGGGAGPFEAGAVAGTLELTSASRDEAGLLSASAFVDDRGSSELSASLAPRLGGGHAVLSARWDRGPGFWTTPAAQRVPASVRARYDSWSTALRAVAPLAPDAELQFRALVYEDHRTLRFAGADSSMSGQDASVRLLLRGDWQVDALAYVQARDFSNVVISAITFRKALDQYATPATGLGTKLELRPPLGAGHDLRFGLDWRHGSGETMEEAFNASTGALIARRRAGGSQGNLGLFLRHEFAAGPVTLGAGARADRWSQSPGRFTDVVTACGTLGSLAERSGWDGSLRGSARVRLGSGVTVRGAAYSAMRLPTLNELYRSFIVNAVATCPNASLANEQLRGFEGGVDWAPSRNFSLGVTAFDNRVNKAIANVTIGNNLRERRNVDAVRARGIEAQATGWIGQFHLRGSLAWTDAEMVGSGLSATLDGKRPAQTPRLAASLKLGWNPAPDWQFALMLRHTGAQFEDDLESDALPAATTISAYAEVPLAKGFALVLRGENLTDEQVVTRNQSGSIDLGTPRTVWAGVRVSLP; from the coding sequence GTAGCCGCCCCTGCCTGGGCAGAGGATCCGCCGATCCTCGTCACCGCAACGCGCGATGCGGGCGATGGCGTGCAGGTGGCTCAGGTCCGCTCGCTAGACGAGGTGCGCTCGTCCGCCGCCTCGGGCCGGATCGAGGACGTGCTGGCCAATGTGGCCGGCCTGCAGCAGTTCCGCCGGTCCGACAGCCGCTCGGCAAACCCCACGGCGCAGGGCATCACCCTGCGTTCGCTCGGCGGCAATGCCTCAAGCCGCACCGTGGTCCTGCTCGATGGCGTGCCGATGGCCGATCCCTTCTTCGGATCGGTGCCGCTATCCGCGCTGGTGCCCGAACGGCTCGGCCGGATCGAGGTGACGCGCGGCGGCGGTGCGGGGCCGTTCGAGGCCGGGGCAGTGGCCGGAACGCTTGAGCTGACCAGCGCCAGCCGGGACGAGGCCGGGCTGCTCAGCGCCTCCGCCTTTGTCGATGATCGCGGATCGAGCGAGCTTTCCGCCAGCCTTGCCCCGCGCCTTGGCGGCGGCCATGCCGTACTTTCCGCGCGCTGGGATCGCGGGCCGGGTTTCTGGACCACGCCGGCGGCGCAGCGCGTGCCGGCCAGTGTCAGGGCGCGATACGACAGCTGGTCCACCGCCCTGCGGGCCGTGGCGCCACTGGCCCCGGATGCCGAATTGCAGTTCCGCGCGCTGGTCTATGAAGATCATCGCACCCTGCGCTTTGCCGGGGCCGATTCCTCGATGAGTGGGCAAGATGCCTCCGTCCGCCTGCTGCTGCGGGGCGACTGGCAGGTGGATGCCCTGGCCTATGTCCAGGCGCGCGACTTCAGCAATGTCGTGATCAGCGCCATCACCTTCCGCAAGGCGCTGGACCAGTATGCCACGCCCGCGACCGGGCTGGGGACCAAGCTGGAACTGCGCCCGCCGCTCGGCGCCGGGCATGACCTGCGCTTCGGGCTCGACTGGCGGCATGGCTCGGGCGAGACGATGGAGGAAGCCTTCAACGCCAGTACCGGCGCGCTAATCGCCCGCCGGCGCGCGGGCGGGAGCCAGGGCAACCTGGGCCTGTTCCTGCGCCACGAATTCGCCGCCGGGCCGGTTACGCTGGGCGCCGGCGCAAGGGCCGATCGCTGGAGCCAGTCCCCCGGCCGCTTCACCGATGTCGTAACCGCCTGCGGCACGCTTGGCAGCCTTGCCGAACGCTCCGGCTGGGACGGATCCTTGCGCGGTTCTGCCCGGGTTCGCCTGGGCAGCGGCGTGACGGTCCGCGGTGCCGCCTATTCGGCCATGCGCCTGCCGACGCTTAACGAGCTCTACCGCTCGTTCATCGTCAACGCGGTGGCCACCTGCCCCAACGCGTCGCTCGCCAATGAGCAGTTGCGCGGCTTCGAAGGCGGGGTGGACTGGGCACCGTCGCGCAATTTCTCGCTGGGGGTGACCGCCTTCGACAACCGGGTGAACAAGGCCATCGCCAATGTCACCATCGGCAACAACCTGCGCGAGCGGCGCAATGTCGATGCCGTCCGCGCGCGCGGGATCGAGGCGCAGGCGACCGGCTGGATCGGTCAGTTCCACCTGCGCGGCTCGCTGGCCTGGACCGATGCCGAAATGGTCGGCAGCGGGCTATCCGCGACGCTCGACGGAAAGCGACCGGCGCAGACACCGCGCCTTGCCGCCAGCCTGAAGCTGGGGTGGAATCCCGCGCCGGACTGGCAGTTCGCCCTGATGCTGCGCCATACCGGCGCGCAGTTCGAGGATGATCTGGAAAGCGATGCCCTGCCTGCGGCGACCACGATTTCGGCCTATGCCGAAGTGCCGCTGGCCAAGGGCTTCGCGCTGGTATTGCGCGGCGAGAACCTGACCGACGAACAGGTCGTCACTCGCAACCAGTCGGGTTCGATAGACCTTGGCACCCCGCGCACCGTCTGGGCAGGGGTGCGGGTCAGCCTGCCGTGA
- the hemC gene encoding hydroxymethylbilane synthase: protein MTALPTTPVRLGTRRSPLAMAQAEEARARLCTAHGWPLNAVEIVPVTASGDKVLDRPLAEIGGKALWTKELDQWLHAGEIDFAVHSAKDVETLRPEWLAIAAVLEREDVRDVLVGAASLAELPAGARIGTSAPRRAAQALHLRPDCRVVSFRGNVATRLGRLEAGEAEVTLLALAGLNRLGQTEVGTPLALEGWLSAPGQGAIAIECRADDAAMRALLAAIDHAPSHRALMAERALLAALGGNCHSAVGVHTRSEGADLVLRAAIFSEDGAEKVEGEARFAAGDAAGPARLAADLLSRASGGLAACFDPPR, encoded by the coding sequence ATGACTGCGCTGCCCACAACCCCTGTCCGCCTCGGAACCCGCCGCTCGCCGCTTGCCATGGCCCAGGCCGAAGAAGCCCGCGCCCGCCTGTGCACCGCGCATGGCTGGCCACTTAACGCAGTGGAAATCGTGCCCGTGACCGCCAGCGGCGACAAGGTGCTCGATCGCCCGCTGGCAGAGATCGGCGGCAAGGCGCTGTGGACCAAGGAGCTCGACCAGTGGCTCCACGCCGGCGAAATCGACTTTGCCGTCCATTCCGCCAAGGATGTCGAGACGCTGCGGCCCGAATGGCTGGCCATCGCCGCCGTGCTTGAGCGTGAGGACGTGCGCGACGTGCTGGTGGGCGCCGCCTCGCTGGCAGAGCTGCCGGCCGGAGCTCGCATCGGCACCAGCGCCCCGCGCCGGGCCGCGCAGGCGCTGCACCTGCGGCCCGATTGCCGGGTAGTCTCCTTCCGCGGCAATGTCGCCACGCGGCTCGGCAGGCTTGAGGCTGGCGAGGCAGAGGTAACGCTGCTGGCGCTGGCCGGGCTTAACCGCCTGGGGCAGACCGAGGTCGGCACGCCGCTGGCGCTTGAAGGCTGGCTCTCCGCACCAGGACAAGGCGCCATCGCCATCGAATGCCGTGCCGATGATGCGGCAATGCGCGCCCTGCTTGCCGCCATCGACCATGCGCCAAGCCATAGGGCGCTGATGGCGGAACGGGCTTTGCTCGCGGCGCTGGGCGGCAATTGCCACAGCGCGGTGGGCGTCCATACCCGCAGCGAAGGCGCAGACCTTGTCCTGCGTGCGGCGATCTTTTCGGAAGACGGCGCGGAAAAGGTGGAAGGCGAAGCGCGCTTTGCCGCAGGCGATGCAGCCGGCCCCGCGCGCCTTGCCGCAGACCTGCTGTCGCGCGCCAGTGGCGGCCTTGCCGCCTGCTTCGATCCGCCGCGCTGA
- a CDS encoding PilZ domain-containing protein, translated as MAETLAFLRRSRRFVLAMPARLRLPGGPGEPVLVTDLSEHGCRIECWGMALAEGDRVILRPQGLEPLYATIRWIKGARLGLVFSRPLYGPVIEHLARCHPPYDAASERRLVA; from the coding sequence ATGGCCGAAACCCTTGCCTTTCTGCGCCGCAGCCGCCGCTTCGTGCTGGCCATGCCGGCCCGGTTGCGCCTGCCGGGCGGCCCCGGCGAACCGGTGCTCGTCACCGACCTTTCCGAGCATGGCTGCCGCATCGAGTGCTGGGGCATGGCACTGGCCGAGGGCGACCGCGTTATCCTGCGGCCACAGGGGCTGGAGCCGCTTTATGCCACGATCCGCTGGATCAAGGGCGCGCGGCTGGGGCTGGTCTTTTCCCGTCCGCTGTATGGCCCGGTGATCGAGCACCTGGCGCGCTGCCATCCACCCTATGACGCGGCGTCCGAGCGGCGGCTGGTAGCCTAG
- a CDS encoding OmpA family protein — MPIHSNASRALCLLALISAPLSGSAMAQQVGTNPNIVVTGDLQPDTSAMTAGPEIKGVITARGADRIRVLSPDGSSTIVFFNETTKFKSASGLFGSKAKVGSEALLNGLPVTVKTMQAGQVLLASQVAFKTNDLKVAAMIRNGTAQGFAEQTAATQALRGRLGDIDKYNVKSTSNVYFDTGKWALSPEAKAELCNVASSAEATDNALLLVVGYTDSVGDEEYNQQLSEKRAGSVINHLQQACRWKPYRVLTPTGMAESDPAASNDTDEGKAQNRRVAVNVLVSKSVDGM, encoded by the coding sequence ATGCCTATCCATTCCAACGCCAGCCGGGCCCTGTGCCTGCTGGCCCTGATTTCCGCACCGCTTTCCGGCAGCGCCATGGCGCAGCAGGTCGGGACCAATCCCAACATCGTTGTCACCGGTGATCTCCAGCCCGATACCAGCGCGATGACCGCCGGGCCGGAGATCAAGGGTGTCATCACCGCGCGGGGAGCAGACCGCATTCGCGTGCTTTCGCCCGATGGTTCCAGCACCATCGTGTTCTTCAACGAAACGACGAAGTTCAAGTCGGCCAGCGGCCTGTTCGGCAGCAAGGCCAAGGTGGGTTCCGAAGCCCTGCTCAACGGCCTGCCGGTGACGGTCAAGACCATGCAGGCCGGGCAGGTGCTGCTGGCCAGCCAGGTGGCCTTCAAGACCAACGACCTGAAGGTGGCGGCGATGATCCGCAACGGCACGGCCCAGGGCTTTGCCGAGCAGACCGCGGCCACCCAGGCCCTGCGCGGGCGGCTGGGCGATATCGACAAGTACAACGTGAAGAGCACGTCGAACGTCTATTTCGACACCGGCAAGTGGGCCTTGTCGCCCGAGGCCAAGGCGGAACTGTGCAATGTCGCCAGCTCTGCCGAGGCGACCGACAATGCCCTGCTGCTCGTGGTCGGCTATACCGACTCGGTCGGGGACGAGGAATACAACCAGCAGCTGAGCGAAAAGCGAGCCGGCAGCGTGATCAATCACCTGCAGCAGGCCTGCCGCTGGAAGCCCTATCGCGTGCTGACGCCCACGGGCATGGCCGAATCCGATCCGGCGGCCAGCAATGATACTGACGAAGGCAAGGCGCAGAACCGCCGCGTGGCGGTGAACGTCCTCGTCAGCAAGAGCGTCGACGGGATGTAG
- the tsaD gene encoding tRNA (adenosine(37)-N6)-threonylcarbamoyltransferase complex transferase subunit TsaD has product MRVVLGIESSCDETAAALVREDRTILAQRIASQDEEHRPYGGVVPEIAARAHADRLAPLIAATLADAGMQLADVDAVAATAGPGLIGGVMVGLVSAKALAMAGDKPLIAINHLEGHALSPRLADPALAYPYLLLLVSGGHCQVLEVRGVGQYRRLATTIDDALGEAFDKTAKILGLGYPGGPAVERLAREGDPGKVRLPRPLLGSAEPHFSFAGLKSAVLRAKEAGIHADADLAAAFQQAALDCVIDRTRHALGMAGDVTALVVAGGVAANQAIRTALQELAAEHGLPFVAPPLALCTDNAAMIAWAGVERLGQNDSLDFAARPRWPLDPDAAPVRGAGVKA; this is encoded by the coding sequence ATGCGGGTAGTCCTCGGAATTGAATCGTCCTGCGACGAAACGGCAGCCGCGCTGGTGCGCGAGGATCGGACGATCCTTGCCCAGCGCATTGCCTCGCAGGACGAGGAACATCGCCCCTATGGCGGCGTGGTTCCCGAGATCGCCGCGCGGGCCCATGCCGACCGGCTGGCTCCGCTGATCGCCGCGACGCTTGCCGATGCCGGGATGCAGCTGGCCGATGTCGATGCCGTGGCCGCCACCGCCGGTCCGGGCCTGATCGGCGGGGTGATGGTCGGCCTGGTCAGTGCCAAGGCGCTGGCCATGGCGGGTGACAAGCCGCTGATCGCGATCAACCACCTGGAAGGGCACGCGCTTTCGCCGCGGTTGGCCGATCCTGCGCTGGCCTATCCCTACCTGCTGCTGCTGGTGTCCGGCGGCCATTGCCAGGTGCTCGAAGTGCGGGGCGTCGGCCAGTACCGCCGCCTTGCCACGACCATCGACGATGCGCTGGGCGAGGCTTTCGACAAGACCGCCAAGATCCTTGGCCTCGGCTATCCCGGCGGTCCGGCTGTGGAGCGGCTGGCGCGCGAAGGCGATCCCGGCAAGGTTCGCCTGCCGCGTCCCCTGCTGGGCAGTGCCGAGCCGCATTTCTCCTTCGCCGGGCTCAAGAGCGCCGTGTTGCGCGCCAAGGAGGCCGGCATCCATGCCGATGCCGATCTTGCCGCCGCGTTCCAGCAGGCCGCGCTCGATTGCGTGATTGATCGTACGCGCCACGCGCTCGGCATGGCAGGCGATGTGACCGCGCTGGTCGTGGCTGGCGGGGTTGCTGCCAACCAGGCGATCCGTACCGCCTTGCAGGAACTGGCGGCCGAACACGGCCTGCCCTTCGTCGCGCCACCACTGGCGCTGTGCACCGACAATGCGGCGATGATCGCCTGGGCCGGGGTGGAACGGCTTGGGCAGAACGATTCGCTGGACTTTGCCGCGCGCCCGCGCTGGCCGCTCGATCCCGATGCGGCCCCGGTGCGCGGTGCGGGAGTGAAGGCATGA
- a CDS encoding lipopolysaccharide biosynthesis protein — protein MSEAANQDIAALAKGGRTNVFGFLLRLAARIPFLFIAGRLYSADDGGAALGRFASALVAVEFAALICTLGQKRGLAQRLSEEPQNPANIVADGLLMSAIIALPLVALLYAFPVLMFPSGIYHEPDLLLPLTVIPIAFTDIVLAALAYRFDIGTTVRSRSVVEPWVLSLASAALYFVVPKGGLSLAYIASIAAALLTALLPLYRAYGLPHEWKPHPLRLGRVALASVPLAIADAVEWGSRRLDLAILGAFVSPSAVGVYWAAQQIASLPQKFKTSFEPILGPVITRSIRENDMAAIARQVCQVGFWITAAQLGVALALGIPGEGVMGLIGPEFVGGTGALALLLLAEVVAATAVVSEAALIYLARMRNLMISVATIVLQIGFSVGGILLVKDMGLNDKYAAAAVAGGLMLSLACASIAKSLVLSRILGESVNNWRLSLAWAAIPAMAVGAAAVLFLPEWLAMIAGIPLILGVYLWIVWHKCFGPEDRVLFRKNVGS, from the coding sequence GTGAGCGAGGCTGCCAACCAGGACATCGCCGCGCTGGCCAAGGGTGGGCGGACCAACGTGTTCGGCTTCCTGCTGCGCCTTGCCGCGCGCATACCCTTCCTGTTCATCGCCGGCCGCCTTTACAGCGCGGACGATGGCGGTGCGGCACTGGGGCGCTTTGCCTCGGCGCTGGTCGCGGTGGAATTTGCCGCGCTGATCTGCACCCTGGGCCAGAAGCGCGGGCTGGCGCAGCGCCTTTCCGAAGAGCCGCAGAACCCGGCGAACATCGTTGCCGATGGCCTGCTGATGTCTGCGATCATCGCCTTGCCGCTGGTCGCGCTGCTCTATGCCTTCCCGGTGCTGATGTTCCCCAGCGGCATCTATCACGAGCCGGACCTGCTGCTGCCGCTGACGGTGATCCCCATCGCCTTCACCGACATTGTCCTTGCCGCCCTGGCCTATCGCTTCGACATCGGAACGACCGTGCGTTCGCGCTCGGTGGTGGAGCCGTGGGTGCTTTCGCTGGCATCGGCGGCGCTCTATTTCGTCGTGCCGAAGGGCGGGCTTTCGCTGGCCTACATCGCCTCGATCGCGGCGGCCCTGCTTACCGCCCTGCTGCCGCTCTACCGCGCCTATGGCCTGCCGCACGAATGGAAGCCCCACCCGCTGCGGCTGGGCCGGGTGGCGCTGGCATCGGTGCCGCTGGCAATTGCCGATGCGGTGGAATGGGGATCGCGGCGGCTGGACCTTGCCATCCTCGGGGCCTTCGTCTCGCCTTCAGCGGTCGGCGTTTACTGGGCGGCGCAGCAGATCGCCTCGCTGCCGCAGAAGTTCAAGACCAGCTTCGAACCCATACTCGGCCCCGTCATCACCCGGTCGATCCGCGAAAACGACATGGCGGCGATTGCCCGGCAGGTCTGCCAGGTGGGCTTCTGGATCACTGCCGCGCAGCTGGGCGTGGCACTGGCGCTGGGCATCCCGGGCGAGGGCGTGATGGGGCTGATCGGGCCCGAATTCGTCGGAGGCACCGGGGCATTGGCGCTGCTGCTGCTGGCCGAAGTCGTCGCCGCGACGGCGGTCGTCAGCGAGGCGGCGCTGATCTACCTTGCGCGGATGCGCAACCTGATGATCTCGGTGGCGACGATTGTCTTGCAGATTGGCTTTTCGGTTGGCGGAATCCTGCTGGTCAAGGACATGGGCCTGAACGACAAATATGCCGCCGCGGCGGTTGCCGGCGGGCTGATGCTGTCGCTTGCCTGCGCGTCGATCGCCAAGTCGCTGGTGCTCTCGCGCATCCTTGGCGAAAGCGTGAACAACTGGCGGCTGTCGCTCGCCTGGGCGGCGATCCCGGCGATGGCCGTGGGCGCGGCGGCCGTCCTGTTCCTGCCCGAATGGCTGGCGATGATTGCTGGTATCCCGCTGATCCTGGGCGTTTACCTGTGGATCGTCTGGCACAAGTGCTTCGGCCCGGAAGACCGCGTGCTGTTTCGCAAGAACGTGGGCAGCTGA